The stretch of DNA CCGGTCTTGGCCATCAGCACGATGTTGGCGCCGTCCCGGGCCGCCCGGGTGGCGATGGCCAGACCGATCCCCCGGCTGCCGCCGGAGATGAGGATGGTGCGGCCCCGGAGGGAACCGGCGGGCTGGTACGGGCCTGAGACGGGGCCCGAGGCATCGTTGCTTGAAGTCATGAGCACACTGTAGCCGACTGATGTTACTCATGGGTAACATTGTTGGCGGCGAGGAAACGGGGGAAAATTGTAGGTTTTCTACAGCGGCATGGGCCGCCGGCATCACTAGACTTGCCATCAGGGCCCTGGCGAACGTCCCCGAGTTTTGTGCGGAATCCACTTAAACCGGTGCGCGGTACAGGGCCAGCGACTACCCGTACCACCATCAGCTACAGAGCCGGAGACACTCGATGAGCCACGATCTGACCACGACTGCGGGAAAGATTGCAGACTTCCGTGACCGCCAGGTGCGCGCCGAGCAACCCTCCGGACCGGAAGCCATCGAGAAGCAGCATGCGCGGGGCAAGAACACGGCCCGCGAGCGCATCGACCTGCTGCTCGACGCCGGCTCCTTCGTCGAGTTTGACGCCCTGGCGGTGCACCGCTCCACGGCCTTCGGGATGGAAAAGAAGAAGCCGCTCGGCGACGGCCTCGTCTCCGGCTACGGCACGGTGGACGGCCGGCCCGTCGCCGTCTACAGCCAGGACTTCTCGGTCTATGGCGGCTCGCTGAGCCAGGTCAACGGCGAGAAGATCGTCAAGGTCCAAGAGTTCGCGTTGCGCAACGGCTGCCCCGTGGTGGGCATCCTCGACGGCGGCGGCGCCCGCATCCAGGAAGGCGTCGCCTCGCTGGCCATGTTCGCGGACATCTTCCGCAACAACGTCCACGCCTCCGGCGTCGTCCCGCAGATCTCCCTCATCATGGGCCCGTCCGCCGGCGGCGCCGCCTACTCCCCCGCGCTGACCGACTATGTGGTGATGGTGGACAAGACCTCGCACATGTTCATCACCGGCCCGGACGTGATCAAGACCGTCACGGGCGAAGACGTGGACATGGAAACCCTCGGAGGCGCCCGCCAGCACAACTCCACCACGGGAACCTCCACCTACCTCGCCTCCGATGAGACCGACGCGATCGAATTCGTCCGCGAACTGCTCGACTTCCTGCCCTCCAACAACCTCGCCGAGGCCCCCGTGCTCGGTCACGCGCAGGAGCTGGAGCCCGACGACGAGGACCTCGCCCTCGACGCCCTCATCCCGGACTCGGCCAACCAGCCCTATGACATGCGCAAGGTCATCGAGCAGATCGTGGATGACGCCCACTTCCTGGAGATGCAGTCCCTCTACGCCCCGAACGTGATCATCGGCTACGGCCGGGTCGAGGGCCACACGGTGGGGATCGTGGCCAACCAGCCCATGCAGTTCGCCGGCACCCTGGACATCGCCGCCTCGGAAAAGGCCGCCCGCTTCGTGCGGCACTGCGACGCCTTCAACATCCCCATCATCACGCTGGTGGATGTGCCGGGCTTCCTGCCGGGCAAGGACCAGGAGTTCCAGGGCATCATCCGCCGCGGCGCCAAACTGCTCTACGCCTACGCCGAGGCCACAGTTCCCAAGCTGACCGTGATCACGCGCAAGGCGTATGGCGGGGCGTACATCGTGATGGGTTCCAAGAAGCTCGGCGCGGACCTGAACTTCGCCTGGCCCACCGCGCAGATCGGCGTCATGGGCGCCCAGGGCGCGGTCAACATCCTGTACCGCCGCGAGCTCGCGGCCGTGGCGGAGGCCGGCGGCGATGTCGAGGCCAAGCGCGCCGAGGTCATCCGCCAGTACGAGGAAGAGCTGCTCAACCCGTACCAGGCCGCGCAGTTGGGCTACGTGGACGCCGTCATCGCCCCGTCCGAAACCCGCGTGCAGATCATCAAGGGCCTGCGCGCCCTGCGGGACAAACGGGCCCCCCTGCCCGCCAAGAAGCACGGGAACATCCCGCTGTGATCCCCGCCGATCCGCCGGTGGGACCTGTCGACGCTCCAGACGCACCCGTGCTCGCCGTTGTGAAGGGTGAGCCGACGCCGGAGGAACTGGCCGCGCTGACCGCCGTCGTGCTGTCCCTGGGACAGGGGCAACCGGCGGCGCCGGAGAAGCCGAGCGCCCGGCACTGGGTCCGCCGGCAGCAGCTGCGGCTCGCCCCGAAGCCCGGCCCCGATGCCTGGCGCCGCAGCCGCGGCTGACGCCCCCTGGAAGGAAAACGCGAAGGACTGCGGCGAAGGAAGACGGCGTAGGAGGACGGCACAGGAAGGCTGCAACCCACCGCGGAAAAGTTCAGCAACCCTTTCATAACCGCCGGGGCCCGGCTAGTCTCGTCGGGTGACTACCGAAACCACCGCTTCCGAAAACACGTCCGGGGTGCGCGCGAAGACCGCCATCGATGCCGTTGCCGATGCCTACACGGACGCCCTGATCCGGCTTAACCCGAGCTTCGCCACCGAGCTCGGCCTGCCGGGCCACGAGACCGGGTACCAGGACTTCTCCCCTGCGGGCCAGGAGGAATTCGCCGCCGCGGCGCGGGAAGCCCTCGCAGGCCTGGACGGCCTGGAGCCGGCCGACGACGTCGACGCCGTCACCCTTGATGCCATGCGCGAGCGGCTGGGCCTGAAGCTGGAGATCCACGCCTCCGGCTGGGATCTGGCCGAGCTGAACAACATCGCCTCCCCGCCGCAGGAGATCCGTGCGATCTTCGACCTGATGCCCACCGACACCGCCGGCCAGTGGGGCCACATCGCCGGCCGGGCGCACAACGTCCCCGCCGCGATCGGCGGCTACATCGACTCGCTGCGGGCCGCGAAGGAGGACGGCAAAGTCGCCGCAGCCCGCCAGGTCTCGATCGTGATCGAGCAGGTCACCAAGTACGCCGCAGGGGACGGCTTTTTCGCGAAGCTCGCGGCCGGCGCCAAGACCGCCGAGGGGCCGCTGTCGCCGGAACTGCAGTCTACGCTCGACGCCGGTGCTGCCGCCGCGCGTGCCGCCTACTCCCGGCTGGCCGGCTTCCTGGAGTCCGAACTGCTGCCCGTGGCCCCCGCCAAGGACGCCGTCGGCCGCGAGCGCTATGCCCTTGCCTCCCGCGAGTTCCTGGGCGCCACGGTGGATCTCGAGGAGACCTACGCGTGGGGTGTGCAGGACCTTGACCGCATCGTCGCCGAGCAGGAACGCGTGGCCGCGCAGATCCGGCCCGGTGCCACGATCGAGGAGGCCAAGGAGATCCTGAACAACGATCCCGCCCGCCGGATCAAGGGCACCGACGCCCTGAAGGCCTGGATGCAAGGCCTCTCGGACCGGGCCGTGGCGGACCTCGCGGGCGTCCACTTCGAGATCCCGGACGTCATGAAGAAGCTCGAATGCCGGATTGCGCCGACGGACGAGGGCGGCATCTACTACACCGGCCCTTCGGACGACTTCAGCCGCCCCGGCCGCATGTGGTGGTCCGTGCCGCCGGGCGAGGACACCTTCACCACGTGGGCCCAAACCACCACCGTGTTCCACGAGGGCGTCCCCGGCCACCACCTGCAGATTGG from Arthrobacter sp. PAMC25564 encodes:
- a CDS encoding acyl-CoA carboxylase subunit epsilon; protein product: MIPADPPVGPVDAPDAPVLAVVKGEPTPEELAALTAVVLSLGQGQPAAPEKPSARHWVRRQQLRLAPKPGPDAWRRSRG
- a CDS encoding acyl-CoA carboxylase subunit beta — translated: MSHDLTTTAGKIADFRDRQVRAEQPSGPEAIEKQHARGKNTARERIDLLLDAGSFVEFDALAVHRSTAFGMEKKKPLGDGLVSGYGTVDGRPVAVYSQDFSVYGGSLSQVNGEKIVKVQEFALRNGCPVVGILDGGGARIQEGVASLAMFADIFRNNVHASGVVPQISLIMGPSAGGAAYSPALTDYVVMVDKTSHMFITGPDVIKTVTGEDVDMETLGGARQHNSTTGTSTYLASDETDAIEFVRELLDFLPSNNLAEAPVLGHAQELEPDDEDLALDALIPDSANQPYDMRKVIEQIVDDAHFLEMQSLYAPNVIIGYGRVEGHTVGIVANQPMQFAGTLDIAASEKAARFVRHCDAFNIPIITLVDVPGFLPGKDQEFQGIIRRGAKLLYAYAEATVPKLTVITRKAYGGAYIVMGSKKLGADLNFAWPTAQIGVMGAQGAVNILYRRELAAVAEAGGDVEAKRAEVIRQYEEELLNPYQAAQLGYVDAVIAPSETRVQIIKGLRALRDKRAPLPAKKHGNIPL
- a CDS encoding DUF885 domain-containing protein, with amino-acid sequence MTTETTASENTSGVRAKTAIDAVADAYTDALIRLNPSFATELGLPGHETGYQDFSPAGQEEFAAAAREALAGLDGLEPADDVDAVTLDAMRERLGLKLEIHASGWDLAELNNIASPPQEIRAIFDLMPTDTAGQWGHIAGRAHNVPAAIGGYIDSLRAAKEDGKVAAARQVSIVIEQVTKYAAGDGFFAKLAAGAKTAEGPLSPELQSTLDAGAAAARAAYSRLAGFLESELLPVAPAKDAVGRERYALASREFLGATVDLEETYAWGVQDLDRIVAEQERVAAQIRPGATIEEAKEILNNDPARRIKGTDALKAWMQGLSDRAVADLAGVHFEIPDVMKKLECRIAPTDEGGIYYTGPSDDFSRPGRMWWSVPPGEDTFTTWAQTTTVFHEGVPGHHLQIGTATYRRELLNKWRRNVCWTSGHGEGWALYAEKLMAELGYLTDPGDHMGMLDMQRMRAARVVFDIGVHLELEVPERWGSGTWTSEKGLGFLRANLPDSEGQLQFEFVRYLGWPGQAPSYKVGQRLWEQIRAELETRPGFELKAFHTKALNIGSVGLDTLKRALLG